The following coding sequences lie in one Alphaproteobacteria bacterium genomic window:
- a CDS encoding calcium-binding protein codes for MALTASKSKVTGPVTSTVGDLIFGTEKDDWLDGTAGNDQVSGRAGNDVIRGLWGDDRLFGGDGHDWLVGDDGDDQLYGGDGFDRLFGGGDDDLLYGGAGNDTLVGGAGADLLDGGSGVDTADYSASTSTLWISLATGTGSLGDAAGDTLLSIENLIGGQAFDYLVGNAEANVIDGGGGGDYVEAGDGNDTLVGSLGHDTLVGGGGADTVDYSAYDPAQEPDPGPGDIVLGTQGSGLLGNGAGTVSGVDGLIVHLGFQHTLFGDESRKDALDGIEHAVGTGRNDRIIGDAGANRLSGDGGDDYLFGGLGDDDIFGGSGNDDLWGSGGRDEMFGGDGIDDLRGGQDDDVLYGGFGDDRLYGDAGADHLYGEGDADRLYGGADDDVLHGGDGGDTLHGDDGDDQLHGGRGLDDLWGGAGADLFWFGEDGEGQGKEAGKTMAVVRDFSQADGDLLVLDLIDADVTVADDQAFAFIGSNGFTGVAGQLRYFHATAVDDLTVVEADVDGDAVADYRFEIVGLAILTEADFGL; via the coding sequence ATGGCCCTGACCGCATCCAAGTCCAAAGTCACCGGCCCGGTGACGAGCACGGTCGGCGACCTGATCTTCGGCACCGAGAAGGACGACTGGCTGGACGGCACCGCCGGCAACGACCAGGTCAGCGGCCGTGCCGGCAACGACGTGATCCGCGGCCTGTGGGGCGACGACCGGCTGTTCGGCGGCGACGGCCACGACTGGCTGGTCGGCGACGACGGCGACGACCAGCTCTACGGCGGCGACGGGTTCGACCGGCTGTTCGGCGGCGGCGACGACGACCTTCTCTATGGCGGCGCGGGCAACGACACCCTGGTCGGCGGCGCCGGCGCAGACCTGCTGGACGGCGGGTCGGGCGTGGACACCGCCGACTATTCCGCCTCGACATCGACGCTCTGGATCTCGCTGGCCACGGGCACCGGATCGCTCGGCGACGCCGCCGGCGACACCTTGCTGTCGATCGAGAACCTGATCGGCGGACAGGCCTTCGACTATCTCGTCGGCAACGCCGAGGCCAACGTGATCGACGGCGGCGGCGGCGGCGACTATGTCGAGGCCGGCGACGGCAACGACACCCTGGTCGGCAGCCTGGGCCACGACACGCTGGTCGGCGGCGGCGGCGCCGACACGGTGGACTACTCCGCCTACGACCCCGCGCAGGAGCCCGATCCCGGCCCGGGCGACATCGTGCTCGGCACCCAGGGCAGCGGCCTGCTGGGCAACGGTGCCGGCACCGTGTCCGGCGTCGACGGGCTGATCGTCCATCTCGGCTTCCAGCACACCCTGTTCGGCGATGAGAGCCGCAAGGACGCGCTCGACGGGATCGAGCACGCGGTCGGCACCGGCCGCAACGACCGGATCATCGGCGATGCCGGCGCGAACCGCCTGTCGGGCGACGGCGGCGACGACTATCTGTTCGGCGGCCTCGGCGACGACGACATCTTCGGCGGCAGCGGCAACGACGACCTGTGGGGCTCCGGCGGCCGGGACGAGATGTTCGGCGGCGACGGCATCGACGACCTGCGCGGCGGCCAGGACGACGACGTTCTCTACGGCGGCTTCGGCGACGACCGGCTCTATGGCGACGCGGGGGCGGACCATCTCTATGGCGAGGGCGACGCGGATCGGCTCTATGGCGGCGCCGACGACGACGTGCTGCACGGCGGCGACGGGGGCGACACGCTCCACGGCGACGACGGCGACGACCAGCTCCACGGCGGCAGGGGCCTGGACGACCTGTGGGGCGGCGCCGGCGCCGACCTGTTCTGGTTCGGCGAGGACGGCGAGGGCCAGGGCAAGGAGGCCGGCAAGACCATGGCGGTCGTCCGCGACTTCAGCCAGGCCGACGGCGACCTGCTGGTGCTCGACCTCATCGATGCGGACGTAACGGTCGCCGACGACCAGGCGTTCGCGTTCATCGGATCGAACGGATTCACCGGGGTCGCGGGCCAGCTGCGCTACTTCCACGCGACGGCGGTCGACGACCTGACGGTCGTCGAAGCCGATGTCGACGGCGACGCCGTCGCCGACTATCGCTTCGAGATCGTGGGCCTGGCGATCCTGACCGAGGCCGATTTCGGCCTCTGA
- a CDS encoding class I SAM-dependent methyltransferase, with product MGRRRWEIAMLDVRSLRPDNAPGAAVTRISAAEFGPLTRFRAAVAHALVARRSRRAEAVLRANAPLWALIEAYARNSAVTGVSYGDYLTLYEEVRRRRPTEILECGTGISTVVLAYAQLENEREGAPPGRVTSMEDVPHWHAVARQCLPAQLAGRVDLVLSPKRDGFYKCFRGVEYAAIPDRPYDFVFSDGPDRHSPVNGDKLFNLDFITVVRRSERPVFGIVDDHYLTFYVLQKVFGLRRARYSVARKLMLVGPVTRADVRILQKEPFLRDLRLLRPTELHLRMGVDR from the coding sequence ATGGGCCGACGACGATGGGAGATCGCCATGCTCGACGTCAGGTCGCTGCGCCCCGACAACGCCCCGGGCGCCGCCGTCACCCGGATCAGCGCCGCGGAGTTCGGGCCGCTGACCCGGTTCCGCGCCGCGGTGGCCCACGCCCTGGTCGCGCGCCGCAGCCGCCGGGCCGAGGCGGTGCTGCGCGCCAACGCGCCGCTGTGGGCGCTGATCGAGGCCTATGCCCGCAACTCGGCGGTGACCGGCGTCTCCTACGGCGACTATCTGACCCTCTACGAGGAGGTGCGGCGGCGGCGGCCGACCGAGATCCTGGAATGCGGCACCGGCATCTCCACCGTCGTGCTGGCCTATGCCCAGCTGGAGAACGAGCGCGAGGGCGCGCCGCCCGGCCGGGTGACCAGCATGGAGGACGTGCCGCACTGGCACGCGGTGGCGCGCCAGTGCCTGCCGGCACAACTGGCCGGCCGCGTCGACCTGGTGCTCAGCCCGAAGCGCGACGGCTTCTACAAGTGCTTCCGCGGGGTCGAGTATGCGGCGATCCCCGACCGGCCCTACGACTTCGTGTTCAGCGACGGCCCCGACCGCCACTCGCCGGTCAACGGCGACAAGCTGTTCAACCTCGACTTCATCACCGTGGTGCGGCGGTCGGAGCGGCCGGTGTTCGGCATCGTCGACGACCACTACCTGACCTTCTACGTGCTGCAGAAGGTGTTCGGCCTGCGCCGCGCCCGCTACAGCGTCGCCCGCAAGCTGATGCTGGTCGGCCCGGTCACCCGCGCCGACGTGCGCATCCTGCAGAAGGAACCCTTCCTGCGCGACCTCCGCCTGCTCCGCCCGACCGAGCTGCACCTGCGCATGGGCGTGGACCGTTAG
- a CDS encoding PBP1A family penicillin-binding protein: MAAAAALGRGRRGWSVVLVAGLVAWFAYDLPSIDDALAASRRPSMVIKAADGAVLASYGDYHGGALDYEELPDSLVLAVLATEDRRFFDHPGIDIVGVARAAVSNIVAGELRQGASTITQQLAKNLFLTPERTIRRKVQEALLALWLEHRFSKQQILAIYLNRVYFGAGTYGVEAASQRFFGHSARRLSLAESAILAGLLKAPSRFNPAADPDRAAARAATVLAGMVDAEFISAAQAADARAGVVGYADAGGARRSADALYFADWVAEHAAALVPADAGDLVIVTTLDRGLQAIAAGEVRATLAAQGAAARVGQAAVVMLAPDGAVRAMVGGRDYQASQYNRATVALRQPGSAFKPFVYLAALREGWRPDSMIDDSPVTIGGWSPQNYDGRFRGPVTLRQALAQSLNAATARLIDDVGVGDVRALAQRLGIASDLPRTPALALGAGGVHPLELVGAYAAIANGGVAVAPYGIVEIRDAAGRLLYGHGDGRLARQIDADDAAAMAGMLRAVVTEGSGRAAALPGVAVAGKTGTSSDYRDAWFVGFAGGLVAGVWLGNDDNGPMRSVTGGGLPAELWRDIMARALGLGVAAAQ, translated from the coding sequence GTGGCCGCGGCTGCTGCGCTGGGCCGCGGTCGGCGCGGTTGGTCGGTGGTGCTGGTCGCCGGGCTGGTCGCCTGGTTCGCCTACGACCTGCCGTCGATCGACGACGCGCTCGCCGCCTCGCGCCGGCCGAGCATGGTGATCAAGGCCGCCGACGGCGCCGTGCTGGCCAGCTACGGCGACTATCACGGCGGCGCGCTGGACTACGAGGAGCTGCCGGATTCGCTGGTGCTGGCGGTGCTGGCCACCGAGGACCGCCGCTTCTTCGACCATCCCGGCATCGACATCGTCGGCGTGGCCCGCGCCGCGGTCAGCAACATCGTCGCCGGCGAGCTGCGCCAGGGCGCCAGCACGATCACCCAGCAGCTGGCCAAGAACCTGTTCCTGACGCCGGAGCGCACCATCCGCCGCAAGGTGCAGGAGGCGCTGCTGGCGCTGTGGCTGGAGCATCGCTTCTCCAAGCAGCAGATCCTGGCGATCTACCTCAACCGGGTCTATTTCGGCGCCGGCACCTACGGGGTGGAGGCGGCGTCGCAGCGCTTCTTCGGTCACAGCGCGCGCCGGCTGTCGCTGGCCGAATCGGCCATCCTGGCCGGGCTGCTGAAGGCGCCGTCGCGCTTCAACCCCGCCGCCGACCCGGACCGTGCCGCCGCCCGCGCCGCCACCGTGCTGGCCGGCATGGTCGACGCCGAATTCATCAGCGCCGCCCAGGCGGCCGACGCGCGCGCCGGCGTGGTCGGCTATGCCGACGCCGGCGGCGCGCGGCGCAGCGCCGATGCCCTCTATTTCGCCGACTGGGTGGCGGAGCATGCCGCCGCGCTGGTGCCTGCCGACGCCGGCGACCTGGTCATCGTCACCACGCTCGACCGCGGGCTGCAGGCGATCGCGGCCGGCGAGGTGCGCGCAACCCTGGCGGCGCAGGGCGCCGCCGCCCGGGTCGGCCAGGCCGCCGTGGTGATGCTGGCGCCGGACGGCGCGGTGCGGGCCATGGTCGGCGGCCGCGACTACCAGGCCAGCCAGTACAACCGCGCCACCGTGGCGCTGCGCCAGCCCGGCTCGGCGTTCAAGCCGTTCGTCTACCTCGCCGCGCTGCGGGAGGGCTGGCGCCCCGACAGCATGATCGACGACAGCCCGGTGACCATCGGCGGCTGGTCGCCGCAGAACTACGACGGCCGCTTCCGCGGGCCGGTGACGCTGCGCCAGGCGCTGGCGCAGTCGCTGAATGCCGCCACGGCCCGGCTGATCGACGATGTCGGCGTCGGCGACGTGCGCGCGCTGGCCCAGCGGCTCGGCATCGCCAGCGACCTGCCGCGTACGCCGGCGCTGGCGCTCGGTGCCGGCGGCGTGCACCCGCTGGAGCTGGTCGGCGCCTATGCCGCCATCGCCAATGGCGGCGTCGCCGTCGCGCCCTATGGCATCGTCGAGATCCGCGACGCCGCCGGCCGGCTGCTCTACGGCCACGGCGACGGCCGGCTCGCCCGGCAGATCGATGCCGACGACGCCGCGGCGATGGCCGGCATGCTGCGCGCCGTGGTGACCGAGGGCAGCGGCCGCGCCGCCGCCCTGCCCGGCGTCGCCGTCGCCGGCAAGACCGGCACCAGCTCCGACTATCGCGACGCCTGGTTCGTCGGCTTCGCCGGCGGTCTGGTTGCCGGCGTCTGGCTGGGCAACGACGACAACGGCCCGATGCGCAGCGTCACCGGCGGCGGCCTGCCCGCGGAGCTGTGGCGCGACATCATGGCCCGCGCGCTCGGCCTCGGCGTCGCCGCCGCTCAGTAG
- a CDS encoding RidA family protein translates to MTAADLTDIEAPEARLAALGLTLPAAPGAVANYVPWAVIDNVVMTSGQLPWIDGDLKYKGRIGAALSGEEGYQACRLSALNAIAQLRAAAGSLDRIRRVFRLEGTLNVAEDYRDHPQALNGASDLVNQVFGARGPHLDDLHQPGDAAGLRRAGGAVRPARPAEDAGRR, encoded by the coding sequence ATGACCGCCGCCGATCTGACCGACATCGAGGCGCCGGAGGCGCGGCTGGCCGCGCTGGGCCTGACCCTGCCGGCGGCACCGGGCGCCGTCGCCAACTACGTGCCGTGGGCGGTGATCGACAACGTTGTCATGACCTCCGGCCAGCTGCCGTGGATCGACGGCGACCTGAAGTACAAGGGCCGGATCGGCGCCGCGCTGAGCGGCGAGGAGGGCTACCAGGCCTGCCGGCTGTCGGCACTGAACGCCATTGCCCAGCTGCGCGCCGCGGCGGGCTCGCTCGACCGCATCCGCCGGGTGTTCCGGCTGGAGGGCACGCTCAACGTCGCCGAGGACTACCGCGACCACCCGCAGGCGCTGAACGGCGCCTCCGACCTGGTCAACCAGGTGTTCGGCGCGCGCGGCCCACACCTGGATGATCTACACCAACCCGGTGATGCCGCTGGATTGCGCCGCGCTGGTGGTGCTGTTCGCCCAGCTCGACCGGCCGAGGACGCCGGCCGGCGATGA
- a CDS encoding aspartate aminotransferase family protein, giving the protein MKAADSHVFHRHAGLQLPVAARGDGAWIVDADGRRYLDASGGAAVSCLGHAHPEVIAAIKAQLDAIPYAHTGLFTTAPMEALADLLVATAPRPADPARRLDRVYFVSGGSEAMEAALKLARQYFLEIGQPQRRHVISRRQSYHGNTLGALAAGGNRWRRAPFEPLLIETHQIAPCYQYREARAGEAAEAYGRRAADALERKVQELGPETVMAFLAEPVVGATAGAVPAVPGYLARIREICDRHGILLVFDEVMCGMGRTGWRYACAEDGAVPDLLAIAKGLGAGYQPIGAVLAGAHLYDAIAAGSGFFQHGHTYMGHATACAAALAVQRVIDRDGLLERVRALGDRLDRLLHDRLGQHPHVGDIRGRGLFRGLELVADRDGKAPFDPSLRLHARIKQAALARGLICYPMGGTVDGVAGDHVLLAPPFIIDEHEAAMIVDTTVAAIDDAIGQVGARA; this is encoded by the coding sequence ATGAAGGCCGCCGACAGCCACGTCTTCCACCGCCACGCCGGGCTGCAGCTGCCGGTCGCCGCGCGCGGCGACGGCGCCTGGATCGTCGACGCCGACGGCCGCCGCTATCTCGACGCCTCCGGCGGCGCGGCGGTGTCGTGCCTCGGCCACGCGCATCCGGAGGTGATCGCGGCGATCAAGGCGCAGCTCGACGCCATCCCCTATGCCCACACCGGCTTATTCACCACCGCGCCGATGGAGGCACTGGCCGATCTGCTGGTCGCGACGGCGCCGCGGCCGGCCGATCCGGCCCGGCGGCTCGACCGGGTCTATTTCGTCTCCGGCGGCTCGGAGGCGATGGAGGCGGCACTGAAGCTGGCCCGCCAGTATTTCCTGGAGATCGGCCAGCCGCAGCGCCGCCACGTGATCAGCCGGCGGCAGAGCTATCACGGCAACACCCTGGGCGCGCTGGCCGCCGGCGGCAACCGCTGGCGCCGGGCGCCGTTCGAGCCGCTGCTGATCGAGACCCACCAGATCGCGCCCTGCTACCAGTATCGCGAGGCCCGCGCCGGCGAGGCGGCGGAGGCCTATGGCCGGCGCGCCGCCGACGCGCTGGAGCGCAAGGTGCAGGAACTGGGGCCGGAGACGGTGATGGCGTTCCTGGCCGAGCCGGTGGTCGGCGCCACCGCCGGCGCGGTGCCGGCGGTGCCCGGCTATCTCGCCCGCATCCGCGAGATCTGCGACCGCCACGGCATCCTGCTGGTCTTCGACGAGGTGATGTGCGGCATGGGCCGCACCGGCTGGCGCTATGCCTGCGCCGAGGACGGCGCGGTGCCGGACCTGCTCGCGATCGCCAAGGGGCTCGGCGCCGGCTACCAGCCGATCGGCGCTGTGCTGGCCGGCGCCCACCTCTACGACGCCATCGCCGCCGGCTCCGGCTTCTTCCAGCACGGCCACACCTATATGGGCCACGCCACCGCCTGTGCCGCCGCGCTGGCGGTGCAGCGGGTGATCGACCGCGACGGCCTGCTCGAACGCGTGCGCGCGCTCGGCGACCGTCTCGACCGGCTGCTGCACGACCGGCTGGGCCAGCACCCGCATGTCGGCGACATCCGCGGCCGCGGCCTGTTCCGCGGGCTGGAGCTGGTCGCCGACCGCGACGGCAAGGCGCCGTTCGATCCGTCCCTGCGGCTGCATGCGCGGATCAAGCAGGCGGCGCTTGCCCGTGGCCTGATCTGCTATCCGATGGGCGGCACGGTCGACGGCGTCGCCGGCGACCATGTGCTGCTGGCGCCGCCATTCATCATCGATGAACACGAAGCTGCCATGATCGTGGACACCACTGTGGCGGCGATCGACGACGCGATCGGCCAGGTCGGCGCCCGCGCCTGA
- a CDS encoding TAXI family TRAP transporter solute-binding subunit — MTRTRSTGRPGGLLAAALLAVLLAAGAVALAQEPRFVTIGTAGVTGVYYPAGGAICRMVNPNRAEHGIRCSVESTGGSVFNLQALEAGDLDLALAQSDVAYRAVHGDGADFPAPAPDLRAVFSLHREPFTVLARADAGIAAFADLVGKRVNIGNPGSGQRATMDVIMQAMGWTLDDFAAVAELKSTDQARALCEGEIDASVFIVGHPSASVQEATAACDIVVVPVTGPEIDALVAAHPYYAAATIPGGMYRGNDADVPTFGMVAVLMTTARAGDDVIYAIVSAVFDNLDDFTRLHPALESLSAAAMARDGLVAPLHPGARRYFDEAGLSPE, encoded by the coding sequence ATGACACGAACCCGTTCCACCGGACGACCTGGCGGCCTGCTGGCGGCGGCCCTGCTGGCGGTCCTGCTGGCGGCCGGGGCGGTCGCGCTGGCGCAGGAACCCCGGTTCGTGACCATCGGCACCGCCGGCGTCACCGGTGTCTACTACCCGGCCGGCGGCGCGATCTGCCGCATGGTCAACCCCAACCGCGCCGAGCACGGCATCCGCTGCTCGGTGGAAAGCACCGGCGGGTCGGTGTTCAATCTGCAGGCGCTGGAGGCCGGCGACCTCGACCTGGCGCTGGCGCAGTCGGACGTGGCCTATCGCGCGGTCCACGGCGACGGCGCCGATTTCCCCGCGCCCGCCCCCGACCTGCGCGCCGTGTTCTCGCTGCATCGCGAGCCGTTCACCGTGCTGGCCCGCGCCGACGCCGGCATCGCCGCCTTTGCCGACCTGGTCGGCAAGCGGGTCAACATCGGCAACCCCGGCTCCGGCCAGCGGGCGACGATGGACGTGATCATGCAGGCGATGGGCTGGACTCTGGACGATTTCGCCGCGGTGGCGGAGCTGAAGTCGACAGACCAGGCCCGCGCCCTGTGCGAGGGCGAGATCGACGCCAGCGTATTCATCGTCGGCCATCCGTCGGCCTCGGTGCAGGAGGCGACGGCCGCCTGCGACATCGTGGTGGTGCCGGTGACGGGGCCGGAGATCGACGCGCTGGTCGCCGCCCACCCCTACTACGCCGCGGCCACCATCCCCGGCGGCATGTACCGCGGCAACGATGCCGACGTGCCGACCTTCGGCATGGTCGCGGTGCTGATGACCACCGCGCGCGCCGGCGACGACGTGATCTACGCCATCGTCTCGGCGGTGTTCGACAACCTGGACGACTTCACCCGCCTGCATCCGGCGCTGGAATCGCTGAGCGCGGCGGCGATGGCCCGCGACGGCCTGGTCGCGCCGCTGCATCCGGGCGCGCGGCGCTACTTCGACGAAGCCGGCCTGAGTCCCGAGTAA